In the Triticum aestivum cultivar Chinese Spring unplaced genomic scaffold, IWGSC CS RefSeq v2.1 scaffold186708, whole genome shotgun sequence genome, one interval contains:
- the LOC123175512 gene encoding uncharacterized protein, with protein sequence MRRTTTQRWGPRHRTDQAPGSGAVAVDRLSALPDALLHHIMSFLKAWEAVPTCVLARRWRHLWESAPCVDLRLRYMSRDGDPPQEFCDFVHRLFLLRDVSAPVDTLRLQPSDEDAGFNEEDASIWIRTALKRKARVIHLARHHKRAASLDGVPFVSCHLKILKLSYARLDDSILRQLSASCKSLEELDLKDFLVTGPGIVSASLKTLIMLKCKFNSAFSIAAPNLVLLCLITPYVQVPSFTDFGSLVTATILLDDHFLSNEFEHISDKDDCDETTDDDDNDDKRSYRIHDASSLSDDDDAFDKFGYGYGFPEERYGHSRYKDNYNYGSDIDSDDNTYEYGEIANDAKYGYKGKGKLSSEDGNYGKISGGNYTSNNILGGHHMLESLSTATSLELLTDAGEVVLTRELRRCPTFSNLKTLSLGEWCMAADFDALIFLLQHSPNIKRLFLQLKLNFSTRKALETGIKLQGRPFTCKELRMVKIKCSKDDGRVHTLAHMFRANGIPLENIYVRRSRNAYLRGQKFMRDLAKQELDECGDDWM encoded by the exons ATGCGCCGGACGACCACCCAGCGCTGGGGGCCGCGCCACCGCACCGACCAGGCGCCAGGCTCCGGCGCCGTCGCGGTCGACCGCCTCAGCGCCCTCCCGGACGCGCTCCTGCACCACATCATGTCGTTCCTCAAGGCGTGGGAGGCGGTGCCCACCTGCGTGCTCGCGCGCCGGTGGCGCCACCTTTGGGAGTCCGCGCCCTGCGTCGACCTCCGCTTGCGCTACATGAGCCGCGACGGCGACCCTCCGCAAGAGTTTTGCGACTTCGTgcaccgcctcttcctcctccgcgaTGTGTCGGCGCCGGTGGACACGCTCCGCCTGCAGCCCAGCGACGAGGACGCCGGCTTCAACGAGGAGGACGCTAGCATCTGGATCAGGACTGCTCTCAAGCGCAAGGCGCGGGTTATTCATCTTGCTAGGCATCACAAGAGAGCCGCGTCGTTGGACGGTGTGCCCTTTGTTTCGTGCCACCTCAAGATCTTGAAGTTGTCCTACGCCAGGCTCGATGACAGTATCCTCCGACAGCTTTCTGCTAGTTGCAAATCCTTGGAAGAACTGGATCTCAAGGATTTCTTGGTGACAGGCCCTGGGATTGTGTCCGCCTCTTTGAAGACCTTAATCATGCTTAAGTGCAAGTTCAATTCGGCCTTCTCCATTGCAGCTCCCAACCTCGTACTTCTGTGCCTCATCACACCTTATGTCCAAGTTCCGTCATTTACCGACTTTGGGTCACTGGTCACAGCCACTATCTTACTTGATGACCATTTCTTGAGCAATGAATTTGAACACATCAGCGATAAAGATGACTGTGATGAAACTACTGATGACGACGACAATGATGATAAGAGGAGCTATAGGATTCATGATGCCTCTtccttgagtgatgatgatgatgcttttgACAAGTTTGGATATGGATATGGTTTTCCTGAAGAAAGATATGGGCACAGTCGTTACAAGGATAATTATAATTATGGTAGCGATATTGATAGTGATGACAATACCTATGAATACGGTGAGATCGCAAATGATGCAAAGTATGGCTATAAAGGTAAAGGGAAGCTTTCCAGTGAAGATGGTAACTATGGAAAAATCAGTGGTGGAAATTATACTAGTAATAATATTCTAGGTGGCCATCATATGCTTGAGAGCCTTTCCACAGCTACGAGTTTGGAGTTGTTAACTGATGCTGGAGAG GTGGTTCTGACTAGGGAATTGAGAAGGTGTCCAACTTTTAGCAACCTGAAGACCCTGTCCCTTGGTGAATGGTGTATGGCTGCTGATTTCGATGCATTAATTTTCTTGCTACAGCATTCACCTAATATAAAGAGGCTTTTTCTCCAACTCAAATTG AACTTCAGCACAAGGAAGGCATTGGAAACAGGTATCAAACTACAGGGAAGACCATTTACTTGCAAAGAACTTAGAATGGTGAAGATCAAATGTTCAAAGGATGATGGGAGAGTCCACACCTTGGCACATATGTTCAGGGCAAATGGTATACCACTAGAGAATATTTATGTGCGTCGGAGCAGGAATGCTT ATCTCCGTGGCCAGAAGTTTATGAGGGACCTCGCCAAGCAAGAACTGGATGAATGTGGGGACGACTGGATGTAA